One genomic segment of Mobula hypostoma chromosome 2, sMobHyp1.1, whole genome shotgun sequence includes these proteins:
- the c2h2orf50 gene encoding uncharacterized protein C2orf50 homolog, whose product MAEFNRTTSAGYRLADRPTVGALGPYGKRGGSVHLAPAKAEQIEDLDVVRNDQVWREFVRAERQGVQQWENKWSFLKDYDAKGALKIHKPLPEYVPVFSNKIPNTTNQTFGSRMDSRLGQALIRMDYQLQIDNRKKKLDSELVPY is encoded by the exons ATGGCTGAATTCAACAGGACCACTTCGGCTGGCTACCGCTTGGCGGACCGACCGACGGTCGGTGCCTTGGGTCCATACGGCAAGCGGGGGGGTAGCGTCCACTTAGCTCCGGCCAAGGCAGAACAGATAGAAGACCTGGATGTGGTGAGAAACGATCAAGTTTGGAGAGAGTTCGTGAGAGCGGAGCGCCAAGGAGTCCAGCAGTG GGAAAATAAGTGGAGTTTTCTTAAAGATTATGACGCTAAG GGAGCATTAAAAATACACAAGCCTCTACCTGAATATGTTCCTGTGTTCTCTAACAAAATTCCAAACACTACAAACCAGACGTTTGGCAGCAGGATGGACTCTCGTCTTGGTCAAGCATTAATAAGAATGGATTATCAGCTTCAGATAGACAACCGAAAGAAAAAACTGGACAGTGAGCTTGTCCCATATTAA